A stretch of the Meles meles chromosome 19, mMelMel3.1 paternal haplotype, whole genome shotgun sequence genome encodes the following:
- the CHTF8 gene encoding chromosome transmission fidelity protein 8 homolog — MVQIVISSAGAGGLAEWVLMELQGEIEARYSTGLAGNLLGDLHYTTEGIPVLIVGHHILYGKIIHLEKPFAVLVKHTPGEQDSDELGCKTGTRYLVTALIKNKILFKTRPKPIITNVPKKV; from the exons ATGGTGCAAATTGTTATTTCCAG TGCTGGGGCTGGAGGCCTGGCAGAATGGGTGCTGATGGAGCTACAGGGGGAGATCGAGGCTCGCTACAGCACTGGATTAGCTGGAAACCTCCTGGGAGACCTACATTACACCACTGAG GGAATCCCTGTGCTGATCGTGGGGCATCATATCCTGTATGGAAAAATCATCCATCTGGAGAAACCTTTTGCTGTCCTTGTCAAACACACTCCTGGGGAGCAGGACTCTGATGAGCTTGGCTGCAAGACTGGCACCCGGTACCTGGTGACAGCACTCATCAAAAACAAGATCCTTTTCAAAACTCGCCCCAAACCCATTATCACCAACGTCCCCAAGAAAGTATGA
- the DERPC gene encoding decreased expression in renal and prostate cancer protein, translated as MKEPRIFPRERPTPWTRAQLPPRGRLDGSLGPQGGPVLNTGHPLGMNSDPFLMASSSLGGNLAPFPRNPSPFPTSSGSLASNPAPFPAGARDPSMASFPRGMNPAGAGAVSFPRPGGLLGPGPGPSLNPRAGALPGPGPLSNPRLGGLPGPGPMSNPRSGGLLGTGPDPRSGGPMGPGSGPNLRAGVLLTSGNGPPNPRPVGLGPGPSPNLRSGFVGTNPAQRSGMFPGPGLGPSPRAGGLGPGLGPNPRAGGLGPGPNMDTRAGGLLGTGSGLNLRMSGPQGLDLAPILRAAGLLGANSAAFSQASGNMGTSPSSMARVPGPIGPNSGPVSRGIGLPGPNPSPMSRAPGPLGPNSAHFSRPTGPMGVNANPFPRGTGSGGLNPVSFSQSSGTLASNPSTFQRSAGLQGSSSAIFPRTSGPLGPNPANFPRASGLQGPSPAAFPRSTGPLGPGQVTFPRSAPGPLGSSPAGPVGINPGPFARPTGTLGLNPSSFPRMNGPVSKTLVPFPRVGSLPGTNPAAFPRPGGPMAAMYPNGMLPP; from the coding sequence ATGAAAGAACCCCGGATTTTCCCTAGAGAGCGGCCAACTCCTTGGACTCGTGCTCAGTTGCCACCTCGAGGACGTCTCGACGGTTCCCTGGGACCACAGGGTGGTCCTGTTTTGAACACAGGCCACCCGCTAGGCATGAATTCTGATCCCTTCCTTATGGCATCCAGTTCTCTTGGTGGAAATCTGGCCCCATTTCCAAGGAACCCTTCGCCTTTTCCAACCTCATCAGGCTCATTGGCTTCAAATCCAGCACCTTTCCCTGCTGGTGCTCGTGACCCAAGCATGGCTTCTTTTCCAAGAGGGATGAATCCTGCTGGTGCAGGTGCAGTTTCTTTCCCAAGGCCTGGTGGCCTCTTGGGCCCAGGTCCAGGGCCATCCCTAAACCCTAGGGCAGGGGCTCTTCCAGGTCCAGGGCCTCTGTCTAACCCAAGGTTAGGGGGTCTTCCAGGGCCAGGTCCTATGTCTAACCCAAGGTCAGGTGGTCTCCTGGGAACGGGTCCTGACCCCAGAAGTGGTGGTCCTATGGGTCCAGGGTCTGGGCCCAACCTGAGAGCAGGTGTCCTGTTGACTTCTGGGAATGGTCCTCCTAATCCTAGGCCCGTTGGCCTGGGACCAGGACCAAGTCCTAATCTGAGGTCAGGGTTTGTTGGTACAAACCCTGCCCAGAGGTCGGGTATGTTTCCAGGCCCGGGTCTTGGGCCTAGCCCAAGGGCTGGTGGCCTGGGCCCAGGCCTTGGGCCCAACCCAAGGGCAGGTGGCCTGGGCCCAGGCCCTAATATGGATACCAGAGCAGGTGGCCTCCTGGGCACAGGATCTGGTCTTAACTTAAGAATGTCTGGACCTCAAGGCCTAGATCTTGCCCCCATTCTAAGAGCAGCAGGTCTTTTAGGAGCAAATTCAGCTGCTTTCTCACAGGCTTCTGGAAACATGGGCACAAGCCCATCCTCTATGGCAAGAGTACCTGGACCCATAGGCCCAAACTCGGGTCCTGTTTCTCGGGGAATTGGCCTTCCAGGGCCAAACCCGTCTCCCATGTCCAGAGCCCCTGGCCCCCTAGGTCCTAATTCAGCTCATTTTTCAAGGCCAACTGGGCCCATGGGGGTAAATGCTAATCCCTTTCCAAGGGGGACAGGTTCAGGGGGGCTGAATCCAGTTTCCTTCTCTCAGTCCTCTGGCACATTGGCTTCAAATCCATCTACCTTCCAGAGGTCTGCTGGCCTCCAAGGCTCAAGCTCAGCAATTTTCCCAAGAACCTCTGGGCCACTAGGCCCCAACCCAGCTAACTTCCCAAGGGCCAGTGGCTTGCAGGGTCCAAGTCCCGCTGCCTTCCCAAGGTCTACAGGGCCATTAGGACCTGGTCAGGTTACTTTCCCCAGGTCAGCTCCTGGGCCCCTGGGCTCTTCTCCAGCAGGCCCTGTGGGTATCAACCCAGGTCCTTTCGCAAGGCCAACTGGGACCCTGGGTCTAAACCCATCTTCCTTTCCAAGGATGAATGGCCCTGTGAGCAAGACTTTGGTCCCATTTCCTAGAGTGGGGAGCCTCCCTGGCACAAACCCAGCTGCTTTCCCCAGACCAGGGGGTCCAATGGCTGCAATGTACCCAAATGGAATGTTACCCCCTTAA